The Staphylothermus marinus F1 genome has a segment encoding these proteins:
- a CDS encoding cation:proton antiporter, which produces MDVEYLIFEIVMLLMLAKILEIPFRKYSLHPMAGHVITGIVLGPYFLGLVKPSGEMLGIAYFGLLLLMFYTGLTTDYRELKRRSKTVLLMGGMGVLVTFTLIYLAMCLLGYEGLPGIFIAASLSNTATETMAAIVAKKGDTISRSLLVGASFVDDVMAVFIIGILAGLAVENSLSITTLVILTSKALFFLSLIFFISSLLVNKYPKIYKTISQDYFWFATFSILLSLSLAVAAKLFGLSELIGAYLAGILISRGREFHDPMLRTRIAITEFISDFTVVLDALFIPLFFAYIGLSYSPGAVSFSLYLVLLSLAILGKFVGTAPIAYISLKDKRRSIAVGLAMSGRGALETALLKLGLDYGIISPMLFNTAITVSLTTTVIAPILYSIVYKK; this is translated from the coding sequence GTGGATGTCGAATACTTAATATTCGAAATAGTAATGTTGCTGATGCTAGCTAAGATACTAGAGATCCCTTTTAGGAAATACAGTTTACATCCTATGGCAGGACACGTTATTACAGGAATAGTTTTAGGTCCATATTTTCTAGGCTTAGTTAAACCCTCCGGCGAAATGTTGGGGATAGCTTATTTTGGTTTATTACTATTAATGTTTTATACTGGTCTAACAACAGATTATAGAGAATTAAAGAGGAGAAGCAAAACAGTATTATTAATGGGTGGCATGGGTGTATTAGTAACTTTTACATTAATTTATCTAGCCATGTGTCTTCTTGGATATGAGGGTCTGCCTGGAATATTTATTGCTGCATCACTATCTAATACAGCCACTGAAACTATGGCAGCTATAGTTGCTAAAAAAGGAGATACCATATCTAGATCGCTTCTTGTAGGAGCAAGTTTCGTTGATGATGTAATGGCTGTATTCATTATAGGTATACTAGCCGGCTTAGCTGTTGAAAATAGTTTATCTATAACTACACTAGTTATCTTGACTAGTAAAGCATTATTTTTCCTATCATTGATTTTCTTCATTAGTAGCTTGCTTGTAAACAAGTATCCCAAGATATATAAAACTATAAGCCAAGACTATTTCTGGTTTGCAACATTCTCAATATTATTATCACTCTCTTTGGCTGTAGCAGCAAAACTTTTCGGATTAAGCGAGCTAATAGGTGCTTATCTCGCAGGCATACTTATTAGTAGAGGGAGAGAGTTTCATGATCCAATGTTGAGGACTCGTATAGCAATAACCGAGTTTATAAGTGATTTTACAGTTGTATTAGATGCATTGTTTATTCCATTATTTTTCGCATACATTGGTTTATCCTATTCACCGGGGGCTGTAAGTTTTTCTCTGTATTTAGTCTTGCTATCATTGGCTATACTAGGCAAGTTCGTGGGGACAGCTCCAATAGCATATATTTCCTTAAAAGATAAGAGGAGAAGTATAGCTGTTGGATTAGCTATGAGTGGTAGAGGTGCATTGGAAACAGCATTGTTAAAACTGGGACTTGATTATGGAATAATATCTCCTATGTTATTTAATACTGCAATAACTGTTTCTCTAACAACAACAGTTATTGCGCCAATACTGTATTCTATAGTATATAAAAAATGA